From the Gallaecimonas kandeliae genome, one window contains:
- the rpsO gene encoding 30S ribosomal protein S15 gives MSLSVETKAQIVAEHARGQNDTGSPEVQVALLTAQINHLQGHFSQHKKDHHSRRGLLRMVSQRRKLLDYLKKKDVQRYAALIGKLGLRR, from the coding sequence ATGTCACTAAGCGTTGAAACCAAAGCCCAAATCGTGGCCGAACACGCTCGCGGCCAGAACGACACCGGTTCCCCGGAAGTTCAGGTTGCCCTGCTGACTGCCCAGATCAACCATCTGCAAGGTCACTTCTCCCAGCACAAGAAAGATCACCACAGCCGTCGTGGTCTGCTGCGTATGGTATCCCAGCGCCGTAAGCTGCTGGACTACCTGAAGAAGAAAGACGTTCAGCGCTACGCTGCTCTGATCGGCAAGCTGGGTCTGCGTCGCTAA
- the pnp gene encoding polyribonucleotide nucleotidyltransferase yields the protein MKPIIKSFQYGQHTVTLETGAVARQATAAVIASMDDTVVLVSVVGKKEADQSKDFFPLTVNYQERTYAAGKIPGGFFKREGRPSEGETLTARLIDRPIRPLFPNGFKNEVQVVATVVSVNPQVSPDIVAMIGTSAALAISGIPFAGPIGAARVGYINDNLVLNPTTEELKSSKLDLVVAGTEGAVLMVESEAELLAEEVMLDAVMFGHQQMQTVITAINELAAEVGNPQWDWSAPEENTELKDKIKAIVWDKLGDAYRIQDKMERYAAIGAIKSELMESLLADDAELNTKEAGELFSKVEKTLVRGRVLAGEPRIDGRDPQMIRALDVATGVLPRTHGSAIFTRGETQALVVATLGTQRDAQILDELTGERTDHFLFHYNFPPYCVGETGMMGSPKRREIGHGRLAKRGVLAVMPSADEFPYTVRVVSEITESNGSSSMASVCGSSLALMDAGVPIKSSVAGIAMGLVKEEDNFVVLSDILGDEDHLGDMDFKVAGSREGVTALQMDIKIEGITKEIMQVALKQAHDARIHILGVMDQAIGAPREDISAYAPRIHTMKINPEKIRDVIGKGGSVIRALTEETGTTIEIEDDGTIKIAAVSGDQAADAIRRIEALTAEVEVGRIYDGRVTKIVDFGAFVAILPGKEGLVHISQIAEQRIENVADYLQVGQEVKVKCLEVDRQGRVRLSIKEAMPKPVEEAAPAEAPAEADVAEAAEPKDE from the coding sequence GTGAAACCCATCATCAAGAGCTTCCAGTACGGTCAGCACACCGTCACCCTGGAAACCGGTGCCGTTGCGCGCCAGGCTACCGCTGCCGTTATCGCCAGCATGGACGACACCGTCGTGCTGGTCTCCGTTGTAGGCAAGAAAGAAGCGGACCAGTCCAAGGACTTCTTCCCCCTGACCGTCAACTACCAGGAGCGTACCTACGCTGCCGGTAAGATCCCCGGCGGCTTCTTCAAGCGCGAAGGTCGTCCTTCCGAAGGCGAGACCCTGACCGCCCGCCTGATCGACCGTCCGATCCGTCCGCTCTTCCCCAATGGCTTCAAGAACGAAGTCCAGGTGGTGGCCACTGTTGTCTCCGTCAACCCCCAGGTCAGCCCTGATATCGTCGCCATGATCGGCACCTCCGCCGCCCTGGCCATCTCCGGCATTCCTTTCGCTGGCCCCATCGGTGCCGCCCGCGTCGGTTACATCAACGACAACCTGGTGCTGAACCCCACCACCGAAGAGCTGAAGTCCTCCAAGCTGGATCTGGTGGTTGCCGGTACCGAAGGCGCCGTGCTGATGGTGGAATCCGAAGCCGAGCTGCTGGCTGAAGAAGTGATGCTGGACGCCGTCATGTTCGGCCACCAGCAGATGCAGACCGTCATCACCGCTATCAACGAGCTGGCCGCCGAAGTGGGCAACCCCCAATGGGATTGGAGCGCTCCGGAAGAGAACACCGAGCTCAAAGACAAGATCAAGGCCATTGTCTGGGACAAGCTGGGCGACGCCTACCGCATCCAGGACAAGATGGAGCGCTACGCCGCCATCGGTGCCATCAAGTCCGAACTGATGGAAAGCCTGCTGGCCGACGACGCCGAACTCAACACCAAGGAAGCGGGCGAGCTCTTCTCCAAGGTCGAGAAGACCCTGGTTCGTGGCCGCGTACTGGCCGGCGAGCCCCGTATCGACGGTCGTGACCCCCAGATGATCCGTGCCCTGGACGTGGCCACAGGCGTGCTGCCCCGCACCCACGGCTCCGCCATCTTCACCCGTGGTGAGACCCAGGCCCTGGTGGTTGCCACCCTGGGTACCCAGCGTGACGCCCAGATCCTGGACGAGCTGACCGGTGAGCGCACCGACCACTTCCTGTTCCACTACAACTTCCCTCCTTACTGCGTAGGCGAGACCGGCATGATGGGCAGCCCCAAGCGCCGCGAAATAGGCCACGGCCGCCTGGCCAAGCGCGGCGTCCTGGCCGTAATGCCCTCTGCCGATGAATTCCCCTACACAGTGCGTGTGGTTTCCGAGATCACCGAATCCAACGGTTCCTCCTCCATGGCTTCCGTCTGTGGTTCCTCCCTGGCGCTGATGGACGCTGGCGTGCCGATCAAGTCCTCCGTGGCCGGTATCGCCATGGGCCTGGTCAAGGAAGAAGATAACTTCGTGGTGCTGTCCGACATCCTGGGTGACGAAGACCACCTGGGCGACATGGACTTCAAGGTGGCCGGTTCCCGCGAGGGCGTCACCGCCCTGCAGATGGACATCAAGATCGAAGGCATCACCAAGGAAATCATGCAGGTGGCCCTGAAGCAGGCCCACGATGCCCGTATCCACATCCTGGGTGTCATGGACCAGGCCATCGGTGCGCCCCGCGAAGACATCTCCGCCTACGCCCCCCGTATCCACACCATGAAGATCAACCCCGAGAAGATCCGTGATGTGATCGGTAAAGGTGGCAGCGTGATCCGCGCCCTGACCGAAGAAACCGGCACCACCATCGAGATCGAAGACGACGGCACCATCAAGATCGCCGCCGTCAGCGGCGACCAGGCCGCCGATGCCATCCGCCGTATCGAAGCCCTGACCGCCGAAGTGGAAGTGGGCCGCATCTACGACGGCCGCGTGACCAAGATCGTCGATTTCGGCGCCTTCGTTGCCATACTGCCCGGTAAGGAAGGCCTGGTACACATCAGCCAGATCGCCGAGCAGCGCATCGAAAACGTCGCCGACTACCTGCAGGTAGGCCAGGAAGTGAAGGTCAAGTGCCTGGAAGTGGACCGTCAGGGCCGCGTGCGCCTGTCCATCAAGGAAGCCATGCCTAAGCCGGTTGAAGAGGCCGCCCCTGCCGAGGCGCCCGCCGAGGCTGACGTGGCCGAAGCCGCCGAGCCCAAGGACGAATAA
- the truB gene encoding tRNA pseudouridine(55) synthase TruB, with amino-acid sequence MSKRRGKGRPVDGILLLDKPQGLSSNDALQKVKRIYFAQKAGHTGALDPLATGMLPICFGEATKFSQYLLDSDKGYRVIAKLGVRTDTSDADGEVVSTRPVNVAPGDLLEALDKFRGPIMQVPSMYSALKYQGKPLYKYAREGIEVPREARPITVYKLTLVRFEGDEVELDVECSKGTYIRTIVDDLGEVLGCGAHVIMLRRTKVSGYPLERMVTLERLEAMLEKARADDVPPGQFLDALLLPLDSAVQDLPAVDVQAATAFYLKQGQAVQVPKAPAQGLVRILEEGTFIGVGDIDDDGKVAPKRMVVR; translated from the coding sequence ATGAGCAAGCGCCGCGGCAAGGGGCGCCCTGTCGACGGCATACTGCTGCTCGACAAGCCCCAGGGCCTGTCCTCCAACGACGCCCTACAGAAGGTCAAGCGCATCTACTTCGCCCAGAAGGCGGGACACACCGGTGCCCTGGATCCGCTGGCCACCGGCATGCTGCCCATCTGCTTTGGTGAGGCCACCAAGTTCTCCCAGTACCTGCTGGACTCGGACAAGGGTTACCGCGTCATCGCCAAGCTGGGGGTCCGTACCGACACCTCCGACGCCGACGGTGAAGTGGTGTCCACCCGGCCGGTGAATGTCGCACCCGGCGACCTGCTGGAAGCCCTGGACAAGTTCCGTGGCCCCATCATGCAGGTGCCCAGCATGTACTCGGCCCTCAAGTACCAGGGCAAGCCCCTCTACAAGTACGCCCGTGAAGGCATAGAAGTGCCCCGTGAGGCCCGCCCCATCACCGTCTACAAGCTAACCCTGGTCCGCTTCGAAGGCGACGAGGTGGAGCTGGACGTGGAGTGCTCCAAGGGCACCTATATCCGCACCATAGTGGATGACCTCGGCGAAGTGCTGGGCTGCGGTGCCCATGTCATCATGCTGCGCCGCACCAAGGTCTCGGGTTACCCCCTGGAGCGGATGGTGACCCTGGAGCGCCTCGAGGCCATGCTGGAAAAGGCGAGGGCGGATGATGTGCCGCCAGGGCAGTTTCTCGACGCCCTGCTGCTGCCGCTGGACAGCGCCGTCCAGGATCTGCCCGCCGTGGACGTCCAGGCCGCCACCGCCTTCTACCTCAAGCAGGGCCAGGCGGTGCAGGTGCCCAAGGCACCGGCCCAGGGCCTGGTGCGGATCCTCGAAGAGGGCACCTTCATCGGCGTCGGCGACATCGACGACGACGGCAAGGTAGCCCCCAAGCGCATGGTGGTGCGCTGA
- a CDS encoding S41 family peptidase, whose product MKLKYSAACCLLAFSALGMASPQQGYYRAPALEGNTLVFTAEGDLWAQQLGDKEARRLTSQPAEERDAALSPDGSQVAFVADYEGANELYLMPVKGGQPKRLTFENSQVRLQGWTADGKLLYATDNAVGPSSYFVLRELDPKTLQSQDLPVADASEGSLSADGKTLFFTRFGLQVTGDHAKVYRGGAQGQLWRYDIGSNHEAVQLAEPGSASEPMAYQGRVYYVSDADGSPNLWSMAGDGTDRRQLTHYSDWPVRSPVLNEGRIVFQLGADLVMLSLDSGKTQTLDIQLQSDFPYRQQRWLKDPLKYARTAHLAPQGDKAVITARGHVALAGTDGSRLVEVAAPDHSRLRDAILSKDGHFVYAISDASGEQEIWQFPADGSAGAKALTHDGHTLRWDLRLSPDGRYIAHSDNDGKLWLLDLQKGKNRLLLDNGNGLGAFGDLAWSPDSRFLAVGAAPVGKQRPQIQLLDIDSGKHQLLTSDKYESFSPAFSPDGHWLYFLSNRHFNATPGAPWGDRNMGPMFDKRTQIFALSLDGKACFPFQAPNELLKDSKDSAKDDKAAKVQIDWQGLGRRLWQVPVPAGNYQQLSVTKDRLYLLDSNNDGDSSLKTVKMERLSPKVTTFAGDVADYALSGDNQKLLVRKASKPEEILIVPAGAEMPKDLSHQQVQAGQWQLAINPVQEWQQMFHDAWLMHRDSFYDPKMHGLDWKAVKQRFEPLLPRLAERHDLEDMLGQMISGLDALHSQVRGGDMPKDQEAASAAVLGAKLRQGKDGVVIEHIYDTDPELPADAAPLARPGVDAQEGDLIQAINGRQVASLADVTELLRNQAGKQVLLSLKRGGKSHQTIAYPVDLRTNSQLRYQDWVNHNSQKVAKASGGKVGYLHLYAMGSGDVESFARDFYANLDKDGLIIDVRRNRGGNIDSWIIEKLLRRAWMFWQPTHGAMDTNMQQSFRGHLVVLTDEMTYSDGETFSAGIKANHIAPLIGMRTAGAGVWLSGRNALSDGGMARVAEYPQFAVDGHWIVEGHGVEPDIQVENLPHATFEGKDAQLAAALHYLKEEMDKAPVKPLKGESLAGKARATDVIAK is encoded by the coding sequence ATGAAGCTCAAGTATAGCGCTGCCTGCTGCCTGCTGGCGTTTTCGGCCCTGGGTATGGCCTCCCCCCAGCAAGGTTACTACCGGGCCCCAGCCCTGGAAGGCAACACCCTCGTCTTCACCGCCGAAGGGGACCTTTGGGCCCAGCAACTGGGCGACAAGGAGGCCCGCCGCCTGACGTCCCAGCCGGCCGAGGAAAGAGACGCGGCCTTGTCCCCCGATGGCAGCCAGGTAGCCTTCGTGGCCGACTACGAGGGGGCCAACGAGCTTTATCTGATGCCGGTCAAGGGCGGTCAGCCCAAGCGGCTGACCTTCGAGAACAGCCAGGTGCGGCTGCAGGGCTGGACGGCGGACGGCAAGCTGCTCTACGCCACCGACAACGCCGTCGGCCCCTCCAGCTACTTCGTGCTCAGGGAACTGGATCCCAAGACGCTGCAGAGCCAGGATCTGCCGGTGGCCGACGCCTCCGAAGGCAGCCTCAGCGCCGACGGCAAGACCCTCTTCTTCACCCGCTTCGGCCTGCAGGTCACAGGGGACCACGCCAAGGTCTACCGCGGCGGCGCCCAGGGCCAGCTGTGGCGCTACGACATCGGCAGCAACCATGAAGCCGTCCAACTGGCAGAGCCGGGTTCGGCCAGCGAGCCCATGGCCTACCAGGGCCGTGTCTATTACGTCTCCGACGCCGACGGCAGCCCCAACCTCTGGTCCATGGCCGGCGACGGTACTGACCGCCGCCAGCTGACCCATTACAGCGACTGGCCGGTGCGGTCCCCCGTGCTCAACGAAGGCCGTATCGTCTTCCAGCTGGGGGCCGACCTGGTGATGCTGAGCCTCGACAGCGGCAAGACCCAGACCCTGGATATCCAGCTCCAGTCCGACTTCCCCTATCGCCAGCAACGCTGGCTGAAAGATCCACTCAAGTACGCCCGCACCGCCCACCTGGCACCCCAGGGCGACAAGGCGGTGATCACCGCCCGCGGCCATGTTGCCCTGGCCGGCACCGACGGTTCGCGGCTGGTGGAAGTGGCGGCCCCCGATCACAGCCGCCTGCGTGACGCCATCCTCAGCAAGGACGGCCACTTCGTCTATGCTATCAGCGATGCCAGCGGCGAGCAGGAGATCTGGCAGTTCCCCGCCGACGGCAGCGCCGGTGCCAAGGCCCTGACCCATGACGGCCATACTCTGCGTTGGGATCTGCGCCTGTCCCCTGACGGCCGCTACATCGCCCACAGCGATAACGACGGCAAGCTGTGGCTGCTGGACCTGCAAAAAGGCAAGAACCGCCTGCTGCTGGACAACGGCAACGGCCTCGGCGCCTTCGGCGATCTGGCCTGGTCCCCCGACAGCCGCTTCCTGGCTGTAGGCGCCGCCCCCGTCGGCAAGCAAAGGCCGCAGATCCAGCTGCTGGACATCGACTCCGGCAAGCACCAGCTGCTGACCAGCGACAAGTACGAGTCCTTCTCGCCGGCCTTCAGCCCCGATGGCCATTGGCTCTATTTCCTGTCCAACCGCCACTTCAATGCCACCCCAGGCGCCCCCTGGGGGGATCGCAACATGGGTCCCATGTTCGACAAGCGTACCCAGATCTTCGCCCTCAGCCTGGACGGCAAGGCCTGTTTCCCCTTCCAGGCCCCCAATGAGCTGCTCAAAGACAGCAAGGACAGCGCCAAGGATGACAAGGCGGCCAAGGTGCAGATCGATTGGCAGGGCCTGGGCCGGCGCCTCTGGCAGGTGCCGGTGCCCGCCGGCAACTACCAGCAGCTCAGCGTCACCAAGGACAGGCTCTACCTGCTGGACAGCAACAACGACGGCGACAGCAGCCTCAAGACGGTGAAGATGGAGCGGCTCTCGCCCAAGGTGACCACCTTTGCCGGCGACGTGGCCGACTACGCCCTGTCCGGCGACAACCAGAAGCTGTTGGTCCGCAAGGCCAGCAAGCCAGAGGAGATACTGATAGTGCCGGCCGGTGCCGAGATGCCCAAGGATCTCAGCCACCAGCAGGTCCAGGCCGGCCAGTGGCAACTGGCCATCAACCCGGTGCAGGAATGGCAGCAGATGTTCCATGACGCCTGGCTGATGCACCGCGACTCCTTCTACGATCCCAAGATGCACGGCCTGGACTGGAAGGCGGTGAAGCAGCGTTTCGAACCGCTGCTGCCGCGCCTGGCCGAGCGCCACGACCTCGAGGACATGTTGGGCCAGATGATCAGCGGCCTCGATGCCCTTCACTCCCAGGTCAGGGGCGGTGACATGCCGAAAGACCAAGAGGCGGCCAGCGCTGCCGTGCTGGGGGCCAAGCTCCGCCAGGGCAAGGACGGCGTGGTCATAGAGCACATCTACGACACCGATCCTGAACTGCCAGCCGATGCCGCGCCCCTGGCCAGGCCCGGCGTGGACGCCCAGGAGGGCGACCTCATCCAGGCCATCAACGGCCGCCAGGTGGCGAGCCTGGCGGACGTCACCGAACTGCTGCGCAACCAGGCCGGCAAGCAGGTGCTGCTGAGCCTCAAGCGGGGCGGCAAGAGCCATCAGACCATCGCCTACCCTGTGGATCTGCGCACCAACAGCCAGCTGCGCTACCAGGACTGGGTCAACCACAACAGCCAGAAGGTGGCCAAGGCCTCGGGGGGCAAGGTCGGCTACCTGCACCTCTACGCCATGGGCAGCGGCGACGTTGAGAGCTTTGCCCGGGACTTCTACGCCAACCTGGACAAGGACGGCCTCATCATAGACGTGCGCCGTAACCGCGGCGGCAACATCGACTCCTGGATCATCGAGAAACTGCTGCGCCGGGCCTGGATGTTCTGGCAGCCGACCCACGGCGCCATGGACACCAACATGCAGCAGAGCTTCCGTGGCCACCTGGTGGTGTTGACCGACGAGATGACCTATTCCGACGGCGAGACCTTCTCCGCCGGCATCAAGGCCAACCACATAGCGCCGCTGATCGGCATGCGTACCGCCGGTGCCGGCGTCTGGCTGAGCGGCCGCAACGCCCTCTCCGACGGCGGCATGGCCAGGGTG
- the nlpI gene encoding lipoprotein NlpI — protein MQKALILIFSLASLCGCSTLAHKQEEPSNSLILAEPLAVPFQSEVELARLEEILSRADLNNDQRAQVFYRRGVVYDSVGLKALARRDFNRAVQLKPDMADAYNFIGIQAISAEEFEQAYEALDAAIELDPKHEYAYLNRGIALYYGDRPELAVKDLETFLSMQPSDPYRILWLYLAEQKADPAAAKARLAYNATRLQGDLWANQLVALYQGKESEEDFVEGLKKGVDSNRALAERLCEAYFYLGKLHQAKGDVGEAINFFKLSLTTNVQDFIEFRYARLELNRMRRELSHKAG, from the coding sequence ATGCAAAAGGCCCTGATACTGATTTTCTCCCTGGCATCCCTGTGTGGCTGCAGTACCCTGGCTCACAAGCAAGAAGAGCCAAGCAACAGCTTGATCCTGGCCGAACCTTTGGCTGTTCCTTTCCAGTCCGAGGTGGAACTGGCGCGGCTGGAGGAGATCCTGAGCCGGGCCGACCTCAACAACGACCAGCGGGCCCAGGTGTTCTACCGCCGCGGCGTCGTCTATGACTCGGTGGGCCTCAAGGCCCTGGCCAGGCGCGATTTCAACAGGGCCGTCCAGCTCAAGCCGGACATGGCCGATGCCTACAACTTCATCGGCATCCAGGCCATCTCCGCCGAGGAGTTCGAGCAGGCTTACGAGGCCCTGGACGCGGCCATAGAGCTGGATCCCAAGCACGAATACGCCTACCTCAATCGCGGTATCGCCCTCTACTACGGCGACAGGCCGGAACTGGCGGTCAAGGATCTGGAGACCTTCCTGAGCATGCAGCCCAGCGATCCCTACCGCATCCTCTGGCTGTACCTGGCCGAGCAGAAGGCGGATCCTGCGGCGGCCAAGGCCCGCCTGGCCTACAACGCCACCCGCTTACAGGGGGATCTCTGGGCCAACCAGCTGGTCGCCCTCTACCAGGGCAAGGAAAGCGAGGAGGATTTCGTGGAAGGGCTCAAGAAGGGCGTGGATTCCAACCGTGCCCTGGCCGAGCGGCTCTGCGAGGCGTATTTCTACCTGGGCAAGCTGCACCAGGCCAAGGGGGATGTCGGTGAGGCCATCAACTTCTTCAAGTTGTCCCTCACCACCAACGTGCAGGACTTTATCGAGTTCCGCTATGCGCGCCTTGAGCTGAACAGGATGCGCCGGGAGCTGTCTCACAAGGCTGGTTGA
- a CDS encoding putative bifunctional diguanylate cyclase/phosphodiesterase has translation MSYQQQAKLSRRLMVHTLGLSFAMMLLLIPTQYLMDKRDAEARVRDALAQVEQGYMPSLAAAIWNFDEERVRLNLQNLIQLPFASYAKVAGDIQLAQGTMPADPDTHLYPVHDKEGKPLGKLELVFDRGAVRDYAWDRVRSAFWTLSLYILILSGLLLWLVQRTVTRRLLRLSKFAQGLRLDNLEQTPTLYLKQSQDELDQLTKNLLEMRNQLVTDRNELKRFETELARRAHEDQLTGLPNRFSCLEALYPCLERQQPFALMFLDLDGFKKVNDGLGHSIGDELLKKAAQRLKELSADCALLARYGGDEFVILVKQAGQDNLRTIADRITRGFSRPFQIKGNVLYLSISVGIARYPDDAGNGEDLIKHADVAMYQAKTLGRSHYRFFDRGLYEKMLGKLAMEDKLRHGLETGEFSLVYQPIYDSQSGRVVSLEALLRWPHSNPDTFIPLAEETGLILPLGLWVLEQALAQGKAWQLAGLPVVVSVNVSHTQLHQAGFASQVKERIEASGLPASLLQLEITETALLEDWQVSSDNISVLRELGVRIALDDFGTGYSSLSHLQRMPLDCLKIDKSFILRIHEAKRDRALVEALVELAKALGLKVVAEGIELKEHVDIVKALGVDCLQGFYLSRPQQAEVLDLNQPCETAPGASCSAQGAHSGTR, from the coding sequence ATGTCCTATCAGCAACAAGCCAAGTTAAGTCGCCGCCTGATGGTCCACACCCTGGGGCTGAGCTTTGCCATGATGCTGCTGCTGATCCCCACCCAGTACCTGATGGACAAGCGCGACGCCGAAGCCAGGGTCAGGGATGCCCTGGCCCAGGTAGAGCAGGGTTATATGCCCTCCCTGGCGGCCGCCATCTGGAACTTCGACGAAGAGCGGGTCAGGCTCAACCTGCAGAACCTGATCCAGTTGCCCTTCGCCAGCTATGCCAAGGTCGCGGGGGACATCCAATTGGCCCAAGGCACCATGCCGGCAGATCCCGACACCCACCTCTACCCCGTGCATGACAAGGAAGGCAAACCGCTGGGCAAGCTGGAGCTGGTGTTCGACAGGGGCGCTGTGCGTGACTATGCCTGGGACAGGGTGCGCAGCGCCTTCTGGACCCTGAGCCTCTATATCCTGATCCTCTCCGGCCTGCTGCTGTGGCTGGTACAGCGCACCGTCACCCGGCGCCTGCTGCGGTTATCCAAGTTCGCCCAGGGGCTGCGCCTGGACAACCTCGAGCAGACCCCTACCCTCTACCTCAAGCAGAGCCAGGACGAACTGGACCAGCTCACCAAGAACCTGCTGGAGATGCGCAACCAGTTGGTCACAGACCGCAACGAGCTGAAGCGCTTCGAAACGGAGCTGGCCCGCCGCGCCCATGAAGATCAACTCACCGGCCTGCCCAACCGCTTCAGCTGCCTCGAGGCACTCTACCCTTGCCTGGAGCGCCAGCAGCCCTTTGCCCTGATGTTCCTGGATCTGGACGGCTTCAAGAAGGTCAACGACGGCCTTGGCCACAGCATAGGGGATGAACTGCTGAAGAAGGCGGCCCAGCGCCTCAAGGAGCTGTCCGCCGACTGCGCCCTGCTGGCCCGCTACGGCGGTGACGAATTCGTGATACTGGTCAAGCAGGCCGGCCAGGACAACCTGCGCACCATCGCCGACCGCATTACCAGGGGCTTCTCCCGCCCCTTCCAGATCAAGGGCAACGTCCTTTACCTGTCCATCAGCGTCGGCATAGCCCGTTATCCCGACGACGCCGGTAACGGCGAGGATCTGATCAAACACGCCGACGTGGCCATGTACCAGGCCAAGACCCTGGGCCGCTCCCATTACCGCTTCTTCGACCGTGGCCTTTACGAGAAGATGCTGGGCAAGCTCGCCATGGAGGACAAGCTGCGCCATGGCCTGGAGACGGGGGAGTTCAGCCTGGTCTACCAGCCCATCTACGACAGCCAGAGCGGCCGCGTCGTTTCCCTGGAAGCCCTGCTGCGCTGGCCCCACAGCAATCCCGACACCTTCATTCCCCTGGCCGAGGAAACCGGCCTGATCCTGCCCCTGGGGCTCTGGGTCTTGGAGCAGGCTCTGGCCCAGGGCAAGGCCTGGCAGCTGGCGGGCCTGCCCGTGGTGGTGTCGGTCAACGTTTCCCACACCCAGCTGCACCAGGCGGGCTTCGCGTCACAGGTCAAGGAACGCATCGAGGCCAGCGGCCTGCCGGCATCGCTGCTGCAACTGGAGATCACCGAGACGGCGCTGCTGGAGGATTGGCAGGTCAGCTCAGACAACATCTCTGTGCTGAGGGAGCTGGGGGTGCGCATCGCCTTGGACGACTTCGGCACCGGCTATTCGTCCCTGTCACACCTGCAGCGGATGCCCTTGGATTGCCTCAAGATAGACAAGAGCTTCATCTTGCGGATCCACGAAGCGAAGCGGGACAGGGCCCTGGTAGAGGCCCTGGTCGAACTGGCCAAGGCCCTGGGATTGAAGGTGGTAGCGGAAGGGATAGAACTGAAGGAGCATGTGGACATCGTCAAGGCCCTGGGGGTGGACTGCCTGCAAGGCTTCTACCTGTCTCGCCCCCAACAGGCCGAGGTCCTGGACCTCAACCAGCCTTGTGAGACAGCTCCCGGCGCATCCTGTTCAGCTCAAGGCGCGCATAGCGGAACTCGATAA